A portion of the Acipenser ruthenus chromosome 38, fAciRut3.2 maternal haplotype, whole genome shotgun sequence genome contains these proteins:
- the LOC117434148 gene encoding NLR family CARD domain-containing protein 3-like: MLNTIFSSQKVKEEVSKIHTGGKNIIRKNENITDNVEDSKSHTHIEIRYTDLFVTDDDPSLDTSQHEYFSLANRRAKIYNHHKYQRIKPRDLLSPLPGIDRSPRRAKVKGIAGIGKSIAMQRVMHEWAMGITMRNFTCIFDFTFRELNLLEGNHSLVNLISRKFKYLERILPDLLKKPKYLLFLLDGLDEFKYQLHFEGQEKLVDVTTEVPVQELVVSLFKGTLLPEASVIITTRPTSDIPTRFCHRNSIILGFEEQQVEEYCLKFYKDSKVSRRVYEYISENDSLFGLTFIPLYCYIICTALNEFFTSSSEKPFELSPPKTVGEVYYCYLYTVLRHHTVNTSISKSVFSSVKNELMQLGRLAYHNLLSNKILFDKNDLENFGFAEKSFHNTFLSQILVRVKEKEVEMFAFFHMTIQEHLAALYCVVKTSNEDFLKSLDLWCFGTPPADPTISAFLSTSKNLMEKCKLENLQMFTRFFMGLVTAGLAAKLNGLDKAMDESILEGLSQWFKTQFQKNLSNQQVLNLLHCLMELQQDSVVKEVAQEIKTVNLFKMTLKLNDCVALHYVLQYSNHKLEELNLGYCNIGNQGLKRLETILHKCETLILCYNCLDKEAAILESEVLKSPDCQVKKLFMCGNNIGSEGVLQLWTALETNQTLEELYLDITGITEEGTETIIPCLNKNTTLKTLIIVGNDLGDIGKKRLQELSKRRLSLKIIGNFVEDLGLLEAYLAWVEEMKEDRDQMESVKNVNALQSVLNELSFPAQGSPDAREKAKELKEKITELLNSPQFVALRS, translated from the exons ATGTTGAACACAATCTTCAGCAGCCAGAAG GTGAAGGAGGAAGTTTCAAAAATCCACACTGGAGGG AAAAATATCATCAGAAAGAATGAGAACATCACTGACAATGTTGAGGACTCCAAATCTCACACCCACATAGAGATTCGCTACACAGATCTCTTTGTGACAGATGATGACCCCAGCTTGGATACCAGCCAGCACGAGTACTTCTCTCTGGCAAACCGGCGTGCAAAGATCTACAATCACCACAAATATCAGAGGATCAAACCCAGAGACCTTCTGTCTCCGCTGCCAGGGATAGACAGGTCCCCAAGAAGGGCAAAGGTGAAAGGTATAGCAGGTATCGGGAAAAGCATAGCTATGCAAAGGGTGATGCATGAGTGGGCAATGGGCATCACCATGAGAAACTTCACCTGCATCTTTGACTTCACCTTCCGGGAGTTGAACTTGCTGGAGGGAAATCATAGCTTGGTGAATCTCATAAGCAGAAAATTTAAGTACTTGGAGCGGATACTGCCTGACCTCCTAAAAAAACCCAAATACCTTCTGTTCCTGCTTGATGGTCTTGATGAGTTCAAGTATCAGCTTCATTTTGAAGGGCAGGAGAAGCTTGTAGATGTCACTACTGAAGTCCCTGTGCAAGAGTTGGTGGTGTCTCTTTTCAAGGGAACCCTATTACCCGAAGCCTCTGTAATCATCACTACACGACCCACCTCAGACATCCCAACTAGATTCTGCCACCGAAATTCTATCATCCTTGGCTTTGAGGAACAGCAGGTTGAAGAGTACTGCCTAAAGTTCTACAAAGATTCCAAGGTTTCCAGGAGAGTCTACGAGTATATTTCGGAAAATGACAGCCTCTTTGGTCTGACCTTTATCCCTCTGTATTGCTACATCATCTGCACAGCACTCAACGAGTTTTTCACCAGCAGTTCTGAAAAACCATTTGAACTCAGCCCACCCAAGACTGTGGGAGAAGTTTATTACTGCTATCTTTACACTGTCCTCAGGCACCACACCGTCAATACTAGCATTTCCAAAAGCGTTTTCTCTTCTGTCAAAAATGAGTTGATGCAGCTTGGGAGACTGGCCTATCACAACCTTCTGAGCAACAAGATTCTTTTTGATAAAAACGATCTGGAGAactttggttttgcagaaaagagttTCCATAATACGTTCCTGAGTCAGATTTTGGTTCGGGTAAAAGAGAAAGAAGTCGAGATGTTTGCATTCTTCCACATGACCATTCAGGAGCACCTAGCAGCTCTCTACTGTGTTGTGAAAACCTCAAATGAAGACTTTCTCAAAAGCCTTGATCTCTGGTGTTTTGGCACACCCCCGGCAGATCCTACAATCAGTGCATTCCTAAGCACTTCCAAAAATCTGATGGAGAAGTGCAAGCTGGAAAACTTACAGATGTTTACTAGGTTCTTCATGGGACTTGTCACTGCTGGATTAGCAGCCAAACTCAATGGCTTGGACAAAGCCATGGATGAGAGCATTTTGGAGGGACTCTCCCAATGGTTCAAGACACAGTTTCAGAAGAACCTTTCCAACCAGCAGGTGCTAAATCTCCTCCACTGTCTAATGGAACTTCAACAGGACAGTGTAGTAAAAGAGGTGGCCCAAGAAATCAAGACTGTTAACCTGTTCAAAATGACCCTCAAACTTAATGACTGTGTCGCCCTCCATTATGTTCTTCAGTATTCAAACCACAAGCTGGAAGAGCTCAACCTGGGTTACTGTAACATAGGCAACCAAGGGTTGAAAAGATTAGAAACCATTCTTCACAAATGTGAAACTCTCAt tcTTTGCTACAATTGCCTTGACAAAGAAGCTGCCATTTTGGAGTCAGAAGTTTTAAAATCCCCAGATTGTCAAGTGAAGAAACTGTT CATGTGCGGTAACAACATTGGATCTGAGGGTGTGCTGCAGCTGTGGACAGCGCTGGAGACGAACCAGACTTTGGAAGAGCTCTACCTGGACATCACAGGCATCACAGAGGAGGGCACAGAAACCATCATCCCCTGCCTGAACAAAAACaccacactgaagacactgat TATTGTAGGGAATGACCTTGGGGACATAGGGAAGAAAAGACTTCAGGAGCTGAGCAAACGCAGATTGTCTCTGAAGATCATTGGGAACTTTGTGGAGGACCTGGGTCTCCTTGAAGCCTACCTGGCCTGGGTGGAAGAGATGAAGGAGGATCGGGACCAGATGGAGTCTGTGAAGAATGTCAACGCACTCCAGTCTGTACTCAATGAGCTGAGTTTCCCAGCACAGGGGTCACCAGACGCCAGAGAAAAAGCCAAAGAGCTAAAGGAGAAGATCACAGAACTGCTTAACTCTCCTCAGTTTGTAGCATTGAGATCATAA